The Artemia franciscana unplaced genomic scaffold, ASM3288406v1 Scaffold_4252, whole genome shotgun sequence genome has a window encoding:
- the LOC136043274 gene encoding DNA-directed RNA polymerase III subunit RPC7-like gives KPKEQDIDWDLFPSCLRPSTKRTIEKTTPKNSKQKEIGSILSKLEKKDEEAEGDESEDEETKKKKMDEEDDEEDEEKEDFADEFEEGNNYIHGLMVDDDEEFGEDQEKEYGKNDYD, from the coding sequence AAACCGAAAGAACAGGACATAGACTGGGATCTGTTTCCATCGTGTTTGCGACCTAGTACAAAAAGGACAATTGAAAAGACAACTCCcaaaaacagtaaacaaaaGGAAATAGGGTCGATTCTCAGCAAACTGGAAAAGAAGGACGAGGAAGCTGAGGGAGACGAGTCAGAAGAcgaagaaacaaagaaaaagaaaatggacgAAGAGGATGACGAAGAAGATGAGGAAAAAGAAGATTTTGCGGATGAGTTTGAAGAAGGAAACAACTATATCCATGGCCTAATGGTTGATGATGATGAAGAATTTGGCGAAGATCAAGAAAAAGAATATGGTAAAAATGACTATGACTAG